TACTATATGAAGTATAAAGCAAATGAGATAGTAGAGCGATACAAAATGAGATTGGTGGCTAAGGGATACACACAAACATATAGCATAGACTATCAAAAAACTTTCTCACTAGTAGCCAAACTGAATACAATTCGAATACTCCTATCACTTGTAGCAAGCCTGGATTGGCCTTTACATCAGTTTGAtgtaaataatgtatttttttcatggagATTTAGAGGAGAAAGTATACATGGATGTTCCCTATAGTTTTATTGGAAGAACAACAAATATGGTATACAAGCTTACAAAATCACTTTATGGACTAAAATAGTCCTCTAAGGCATGATTCGGAAGATTCAATCTAGCAATGTGGAAGTATGGATTTAACCAAAACAACTCAAACCATACATTATTTCTGAAAAGAAATGGAGGAAAAATAGTGGCTTTGATTATTTATATTGATGACATGATAGTCACAAGTAATGATGAAAAAGGAATTACAAAATTACAAAAGTATCTAGCAtgtgaatttgaaatgaaagacCTTAGTGGGTTAAAATAGTTTTTGGAAATTGAAAGTATACATATCAAAACTGGACATATTCTTATCACAAAGAAAGTATGTATTAGACCAATTAGCTGAGACAAGTATGTTGGATTGCAAACCTATGGATACACCAATAGTACAGAATCATCATTTAACAGAATATTCGGATCAAGTTCCCATAAATATAgaacaatatcaaaaattgGTGGGAAGACTCATCTACCTATCACGTCCTGATATCACACATGCAGTCAATCTAGTCAGTCAATTCATGCACAACCCAAGTGAAGCACATATGGAGGCAACATTGTGAGTGCTTAGATACTTAAAGTCTTCTCCGGGAAGAGAAATTCTCTTCTCAAAGAATGATCACCTTAACATCATTAGTTATACTGATATAGACTGGGCCGAGAATTTAACTGACAGAAAGTTTACTTCAGGATACTTTACCTTTGTTGGGGGAAACTTGGTGACTTGAAAAAGTAAAAAGCAAAAGGTAGTTTATGTATCTAGTGCTGAAACATAATTTAGAAGGATGACCAAAGGATTATGTAAAGTACTATGCATAAAAGAGTTACTTAAGGAGTTGAGATATCTTATTGATACTGAAATCAAGATGTATTATGACAACAAAGCTGCAATTGTCATAGCCCATAATTTAGTTCAACATGACCGAACTAAACATGTGGAAGCAGACAAATATTTCATCAAGCAGAAACTCGATAAAAAGactatgattttttcttttattaaatctaaGGATCAACTGGCAGATATACTTACTAAAACAGtataataaagtattttattgCTCTCTCAACAAGTTAGGCATACGAGATATCTTTGCACCAACTTGAGGGGAAGTGTTGACAGAAACCAATTTagtaatcaaatattaaaaatcaggAAAACTAAAAATCAGGAATAAGTTTAGGAAAGACTATTATATATTTCtattcttagctttctatccttAAACAAGACTAtcatgacacacacacacacacacacacacacgtatattctatgcaataaaaaaacatgacaatgaatttatacataaataaTTGTATCTACCTATCTTGATATTGTTGACAAAACCAAGTTAACTTTGggtgatttttttcctttttacacCAAGACTAGAGGACGGGTTGGCTAGGTCTTGAATGACCTGTAGGCaggatcaagtttaataattgttaCTTGggtatgattttgttttcacaaaggatgataataatatatattatgaagcTTTTTGGATGAGCATAATGTTTTCACATCCACAAGATCAATTGTCCAAATCATAAATGATGATTACATAAATCTTATACATAATTTAGATATATAGaactattcataaaaaaattggtaaaataatagtctaatttttttttgttaaaataacacaatttgtGCATGTCACTTTTACGAAACACAACATCAAATGTTGCGATTCTGAATCCTAGTAATTTAAGATGTTGCAATTCAAAATCGTGacatcttataaaataaaacctagCCTCTTCCTCTTTCCTAAATAGAAattaccctctctctctctctctaagttTATTgtgaactctctctctctctctctctctctctctcaaacaaACGATGattgtctctctctttttttgccttaaaacacacacaaaaaaacactCACTCTTTTCATCTCCAAGCCTCcattcagctttttttttttgttagaatcgCTACCCCTAACACTTCCACCATTCCCTAAGCCGTGACCACCACATTGCCACCACTCCCCATTAGATAAATCAAGGTAAATATCCTACATTACTATTAATTTTATAGGtttcatatttaatttgtgtttgtttgagTTTTGACTAGATTattgtttagggtttagttTGAAATTAGGGTTTGTTGATTTGAGATAAATCAAGCTTTAGTTATTACAATTTGggttgatttaatgcaattgagaatgaaaataacatgaataaagtataattttgatcaattatgctttgcattgaattttgggataaattattgtaattaGAGGTTTTGTTTGAATTGTGATAAATTAGGTAAGAATTGATgcaattaaagtttattttatgcAATTGAGTGTAAGTATAATATGAATTAGGTAGAATTTTGATCAATTATGCTTTGCGTTGAATTTTGAGTTTACTTGTTgaaattagaaattttatttgaattgttatGAATTGCTAGGAATTTATACAATTAGGTTTGATTTTATGCAATTTAGTATgagaataatattaattacatataattttgattatttaggCTTTGCATTGAATTTTGGGTTTAGTTGCTGAAATGAGAATCTTATTTGCATTGTAAAATTAGCTAGGAATTGATTAGATCAGAATTTATTTCATGCAATCGAGTGCAATTATAACATGAATTAGgtataattttgattaattatgcTTTGCGTTGAATTTTGGGATAAATTATCGAAATTATagattttctttgaattgtgATAAATGAGCTAGGAATTGATGTAATTAGGGCTAATTTCATGCAAGGTtgcacaaattaaaaatatcataaaaaataaatatttttattttataaaactaaatttaatttatattaaatataaaaaaacaaattacagatGAATCATACTAgcatgatgaaattaaagacactcattataataaaaaaataattattattttaaaaaggctACATAAGCCAAAAACAATGACACATAGAggtattaattagaaaaacaacttaaaaaatattaaaaaaaagacataaataaggtatgaattgaaaaaacaaatactgaaaaaggaaaagccCAGGTCTGCACGCTTGGGCTTgctatttgttttccttttttaaaaggGAAAACGATAGGTCGTCcatccatatttttttgaaaaaaaaataggcagACATCACGTCACCATGTGGCAGACGATGTGTCATCTATTTGCCCAGATCCCGATCATCACTATTGTAGCTAAAAAATCAAGCTTACGAGtctttttacctaaaaaaccAGTTTTCAACCCATTTCAACCACAAAACACCCTACAAACATCCTTAGAACATCAAGAAACCAACCTATCAACCCTTTAAACCCAGAAAATGGTCCAAAccactaaatcaaacaaaaaacaagtattGCGCCTTTGATCTAGATCTGGTTTTTTAGGCTACTTTGGGGCTTAAAATAACCACCATAAGACTCCACTCACCTAGTGAAACCTATTGACACTAATTTTAACCCGTTTGGTGGTCAAAATTGTCATCAACGAAGAGTTTTTTCTCTATTCGCTTGAATTTAGCGACCTCTCTCTCTttgtgtgaaaaaaaattaaaaaataaggaaaatgaagtttggtatcaaaatgtatcttttaaaaattaaaaggactgATCAccttatagcaaaaaaaactgAGGGGCTAAAATATACAtcataaacaaatttagaagCGCCACCTATATTacccatatttttttactttagttccttatctttcaattcaatattcTCTCCTACAAATCATGCAATTAGATGCTAATTTTGACTTAGAAAAGTTTAatcatacaaagaaaaaatttgagtatcaaattaattttttttttaaattcactgCTATATTTCACAATAATTTATGAGAGAATAAACTGATAACAGTGAAAACGCCAtaacctttaatttttgttaatgaaGGTTGGCCCAATCGAGATAGTTACTGAAACAAAATAAGACAAACCCACTATTCCCTACCATCACAATCAAGCTGGCAGTGAATGCACAATCACAAATGATACGTAGCTCTTATCTAGTATGTCCACTTGGCTTTCCTACATACTCTTTTGAAGGTGGATGCTTTTCTGTTCATGCCATGGCACAGGTGTAGATAGAATGAAGGTCCCAAGTCCCAACATTGTAGAGGTCACCGGATACCGCATATAGCAGGTTTCCCATTGCTTTGAAAGATCAATATAAGTGGGTCACAAGCACCATAATGGAACATACTTTTCACATCTACCAAAACTCATCACATCCTGATAGTGTCATCACTTCTTCCTAGCTACCTCAACATTTATAGTTCTCCAACCTTTCTTCATCCATTTTGATCTTGAAAATTGACCACCATGCCTAATCTTATTGTGATCGACCGCATAGCGATCGGAACTGTAGCGGCTGACTTTCATCCTAATGCATTCAAGGCTGCGTTGGCTGAGTTCATCAGtactttaatttttgtgtttgctGGACAAGGGTCTACGATGGCGTACAACAAACTGACATCAAATGCACCAACATCCCCGGCTGGGCTGATTGCCGTGGCACTAGCACACGCATTCGGCTTATTTGTGGCAGTTGCTACCAGTGCCAACATCTCCGGAGGCCATTGCAACCCTGCTGTTACTTTTGGTGCTTTCCTTGGTGGCAACATTACTCTCCTCCGTGGGATTCTATATTGGATTGCACAACTCCTTGGTTCAACCGTGGCTTGCTTGCTTCTTAAGTTTGCCACTCATTACATGGTGAGTAGCTACATCATAAACTAAGAAAACTAAAAGTAGAAAAGTGCTTTATTTGAGATGTTGTTGCCAATTGTTTTGTATCTCCAAACTTGACATTATATATATTGCTAATTATCATGATGGGAAACAAAAATTTGTGCAGACAGTCTCAGTATTCACTCTGTCCTCTGGGGTGAGTGTATGGAACGCAtttgtgtttgagattgtaatgACTTTTGCCCTAGTTTACACCGTATATGCAACAGCCATTGATGCAAAGAAAGGTGATGTGGGAGTCATTGCACCTCTAGCCATTGGCTTTGTACTGGGAGCTAACATTTTGGCTGGCGGAGCTTTTGAAGGAGCAGCCTTGAACCCCGCGGTGCCTTTCGGACCGGCTTTGGTGAGCTGGAACTGGCACCACCACTGGGTTTACTGGGCTGGACCTTTGATCGGAGGCGGGCTTGCCGGGGTTGTTTACGAGTTAATCTTCATCAGCCACACTCACGAGCCACTGGCCGTTGTAGAATATTAGAGAGAAATCCATGGATCCACCAGTCTCTGCTATTTATTATcgatatttaattagttaattaaatccgaggattttttttttaaattaagttctgtttaatttgtttaagaCTACGTTGAATTTTtccttgttattattgttgtgaGAACTTCAACTTGTCTTGTAAGTTGGTCGTTTTGGTTGTTGGGCAAGCATGTAGGAGGTATTGTTGTGTTAATTATCTCCTCACTATTATTGtatggttaatttatttttaaggtcaTGTGTTTTCATGGTCTCATGTTTTAGGTTTAACTACCTTGGTTTTGTCGTTTTGTGTTGCTTTAGGTAGAGAAAATGTCTAATCAAGCCTGGGTAGAATGGTAGTTGATAGCAAATTGTGGTCAATAATTGTGTTGAATTGCAAGAATCCAGCAATATTTGCAGGCTATGGCCGCCCCTAAATATGATCCTGTCTTTTCTTcgttaatttgttattttcatgaTAGTATTTGTtatcaatatcattattatgaattttattaaacaaaagtAGAAGCCTATTGCCTCTtgattaactaaaaaaaccctataaaataGATTCTAAAAACACTCATAATAGCTCGAGGTTAATATACAACTGGGGCTCAAGAAGTATGGGTTCGAGCATGATAGTCCGAGCTCATAATAAGCAAAAAGTGCATAGACTCGGCATATGGGCGTGTGCCCAACGCCTAGTAGAGGGGTTAGGCACCCAAGCACCTCTTTGGGCTCAAGTGCGTGTTTGAGCCCAGGGGGTGCTGGGGTGACCAGCTCTTATACTGGGCTTTGGGGGCACGACCAACATCTAAAGTGCTGAGATGCATGCCCAACAAGATGGGCAGATGAACGTATTTTTCACCTTTAATGAGCTCAAACTCAACACTTGTCAGAGATTTTTCTAGGTTCCCACGCGGGtccctaaatattttatattgatctaatatatattattttaaatagaatacaattcaaaatatcaCAAGGGTAAAATTACACTTCAACCCCTTCTCTCCACAAAAGGACAAAATTCATAGGTTATAAATACGCCATGAATCCTACTAGtcaaaggttcacaatctcttcattcttaacatttttagcttatatatttttaaagtctatctctctaaaatatcattgcattttctctctctacaaagtTAATGCCTTTACCATTGGAGAGTTCCACGTACATCAAAGAGGAACTTTCACAGGTACCGGTCACCTAACTTACTATGCACCACCTATTATTACCATAACTATCGGTCTTGATGCGAACCTTATGATCACGTGATCACACAactcacaatcaagattgataTTTGATCCTAGAAAGCCAAAAGagatctgataggagtgtgacacagtGTAAACTTATCCCAAGACACCAGTATTAttggaatgaaattaaatgatgccacgaaaccagttaatcttcgataagtcagattcagtttgttcaagaaTCACATAATgcaagaatctctctcacacgttaaactgaaaatttcaGAAGTATTATTCATTAAAGGTGCCAAAATTTAggcttacatgtgtttaaatagttttaagaaattaaccctaatggatctactcTTGTGGGctgaattacttacaaaaactggCCCAAAATCTTTACTagtaaacccaaaccctaatccaaacaagccttggatcctaactaaaaacaaagtattaattaagcctaaaCAAGCCTTAGGTTGTagcttacaaaataaaataaagctcaaaTGTCCTAAGTCTTTATCAGTcgtgagaagagaagaagaaaaaaaaacattgcaggTTCGATACAATACTTTTATAGCTTATAATGTTGCCTAATAATCTTAGGAACTAAATGAGAACTTGTTACCCCTTTGGTTTCCATGTTAGAATAAGATTATAATCTCAACCTTGTAATTATCCttgttttggaaggaaaaagatGCTGCCTTTAATGCTTCTTTTTGTCACCTTTTGGTATCCTTTCAATACTTGAAAACACAATTAAGTTGTTGAATTATTCTATTTGCACAACAAGGAAACTTTGCCGCCACATGTGTTTGTCAGCTTggattcctttgttttttttgttgtgttttcccCTTACATGGAAATATCATATAATAAGGTTGGCTGAAACTGATACAAAATTGACAGTCTTGTTGTTGAAACTTCATGGTCCAAATAAGGGTGGATTGAGCCACTCTTGCACATGGATTAAATATACTAAGGCCTTCTTTTGATGCTCCAAAGGATCCCCAAGTTTAGCCTAGGCTAAAACTTGCACAATCAGTCCATTCAATTCTTCTTTCAATGCCTTCACTTTGAACCTTGTGAAGGGCCCATTTGGGACGTGTAATGGGTCCTTGGTGTTCATAGGATGATCCACATCATCCTCGCTCTTCTCTAAATGATTCAGCCTCAAATGAAAACTTGTGTCAAATAAAGTAAGATCAACAACATTAAGGGTGACACTAACATCATACTCACCTGAAAGATCAACTTTGTAGGTATTGCCATTGATCCTCTCTAAAACTTGGAATGAACAATCACCACGAGGCtataactttgattttctatggTTAGGAAATTATTTCTTAtgcatgtgcacccaaacccaatcactgGGTTGGAAAATAACCTGTTTACACCCCTTCTTTGCTTTAGAAATGTATAATAtgtttcttttctctatttgcagttGAAATCCCTCTTGGATTTGTCTtaccatctttgccttcttctCACCATCTAAAATTACCATTTCTTTTAAAAGCAAAGGAATTAAGTCTATATGTGTTAATGAATTAAacccataaacaatttcaaaaggagaGATGTCATTGGTCGAATGTAtagttctattataagcaaacttaaTAAAAGGCAAACCTTCTTCCCaactttttagattattttgaataaCAACACGCAAAAGTTGTGATAAAGTTCTATTCATTATCTAAGTTTGTTCATCTGTATGAGGATGACAGGTTgtcgaaaataaaaatttagttccTTATTTACCCTACAATGTcttccaaaaatagctaaggaacttaataTCATGATCTAAAACTATACTCAATTAGGAGGTCTGTTGCTCTACATTCATTCATTTGAAAGTGCCAACTCAATCAGTCTAGAATCAGAAAATACAGTGATGACTGATCGGGGGCTAGATGTTATTaagtttttataaagaaaataggaTGTGAATGTTTAATAAATGTAACCGATCTTTGTAGAGAGGTCTTTCTCAGTTGAATGGTGGTGGTTACAGCTCCAAAGATGATTGAAAATGTCATATTCATTCGCTTGAAAGTGTCTACTCGATCAGCTAAAATTGCTGAAGAAGAAGCTAAACAGTGGTTGAATGACGCATTGTCTAagctaaaccctaaaaattatggtttttaatttgggactTGATAAATTTCACTTTAGTCCATTTTTttccaattgtttttaattgcacCCGTAATGACctcctaaacttttaatttcatgcaattttacCCCTGCCAAACTCAATTATCAGCCCCAAAGTTCAACGCCATTTTCATCTTGGCCATTGGTTTTTGATTTATGCACAtggacccttaattgaccatcacacattcaattttcttcaatttaaccaaTGATTCGGTCAATTTTAGCCTCTACAATCACGTGCCTTTTTCAGCTTggtctttggttttggatttcttcaatgaaGTCTCTAATTgtccatcaaactttaatatttatgcaattaagcccctgatttgaaaaaattaactctttaaaattgcaattcaacccccagactttaatttctttcaattaaaacctaaattgacttcaaaaatcaatttttcttgcaattaaatcctcaataaaattaattaagcctccCAAAATACTCATTGAGTTCTTACCTAttcaaatttgtatttatttacctcaaataaaaaatattttcaccaatagGGCCTTTTGTCAATCAGAATTGGGTTGCTAATTTTATACATTTTGGTCCTTCAAATTTTTTGCTTGTCACTTTGGTCCTTCACTACCAACTTGGGCAATCTTCTAGGCCTTCTTCATGTATATCCTTTAatagtttggatttttttttcttctatttttttctctttcttttcttggggCCTTTTGTCAAATAGAATTAGGTTGCCAATTTTGCTAATTTTATACAttttggtcctccaacttttttgCTTGTCACTTTGGTCCTTCACCACCAAATTAGGCAATAGTCTAGACTTTCTTCATGTATATCCTCTTgtagtttggatttttttttctattttttctattttttcttgattttttatagggTAAAAAATGGGTAATAACAATGGGGATGCTAAATTAGTTGAGCCTGTTAGTGAATACATGAAACCTCCAGCTCCTAAATTTAAGGTTGTTAGTGTGGATGACCAATATGAATGCAATGATTGGACTAATAGTTGTAGGCATTTAGGCTTATTAGTTGATGAATTAGAGGTTGTGAAAAGATTCAGAGACGAATCTGAATGTGTTAATGCAGAAAACAATGGCATATAAAGAATTATTTGCAATCCAAGGTCCATCGTTCAACAAAGTCTTATGTTCAGTTGTAGGCATTTAGGCTTATTAGTTGATGAATTAGAGGTTGTGAAAAGATTCAGAGACGAATCTGAATGTGTTAATGCAGTAAAACAATGGCATATAAAGAATTATTTGCAATCCTAGGTCCATCGTTCAACAAAGTCTTATGTTCAGTTGTAGTATGTTTAGGAACCGGTTTGTAGATGGTATTTACGTGCGAGGTGGTGAGATCAGTCATGTACATCACATAAATCTTAACCATACATTGGTTGTAGCATTGGTAGGGCGATGAAAGCTTGAAACCCATACTTTCCATCTACGTGTTGGTGAGATGACACCAACACTCTATGATATGACAATATTGACTAATATTTTGATAGATGAGACACTTGTAACTAGTAGTGGAGGCTTGATTGATAGATATTCGTTATGTGAATTTTTATTAGGATTGATGCCTCCAACCATAGCTTATAGGGGCGATTTACATTCAAGTTGACATGGTTAGATGCTAATTTTAATACCCCCAATAGATGTGACAGCAGACTAGCTGATTATATATGCTTAGGTATATATGTTTCACATGTTTAGAGGACTTACTTTCATGAGTATTGCCGGCAATGCAGTTTCGTTGCACTTTATAACGGTACTTAATGATTTTTGGGTCATTTCAAATTATAGTTGGGGGGAGCCATGCTTGCATATCTATACCGGCAACTATGCAAAACATGTCTAAAAAAGAGAAGACAAGTTACAAGGGtgtcttttatttctttatgtacatgtattttaaattatttgattactagaattaatgaaattttaaataataaattataattttcaatgttaattaatttagcTCTGGTCATGAGAGCATATTCATATCGATCGTTCAGAGAGCTGGGGTAATAACATGTTTGACACTGTCACTCAGAAACCACTCTCTATTAGTTtcagataataataaaatataattgattgtagttaacatattatttatataaactgaatgtaaaaaaatatattaactttaTGGCTTGTCTTGTTAGATGGTGTGGGGCTAGACATTTCACAGTAAATGCCACTCATGTCCATGAGTTTTATTGGGATGAGTTGGATGCACAGTAGCCGTATTAGGTATATATTacaaatgtatttaattttttgttattttaaggttaattatttaattttaattgattatttgagataattgtTTATATGTTATGATAGGTTATATGTATGTCATATACAGAAAACTTGATACTTTCAGCTTCGCTTATATGCCGTGAGGGATTTGACATTTGGTTAGCACAAGTCCCTCTACATTGCTTTGACATTGTTGAGATGCATAATCTAGATCGGGTAATGCGACAATTTGGACTATCTCAGCATATACCGGATTATGTTGATACCAGAGAGAAGCTGCACAATATTAGTTGTCATGGTAAGTGCTAGGAGAATTGGTTGATAATTCATGCATCTTACCTTCATCTCTAGGATGCTAGGAGAGATCGTGTTTTTAAGGAGCGGCAACCTATGATTGTTATAGATACTTACACGGCATGATATATGTCCATTATACACCGTTTCATTACACTAACCTGGTGGTGTTTCCAAAGACATCCACATAAACCAATGCACTATACCTCCCAGTATCCGAGACATAATCAATTGGTAtgcaatattattttacatttattaaataacataataattttattgtggatGATGACTAccaattgatttttaatgtatGTATATAGAATAATTACTTGGTACAGGAAGCTCGGAAAGCAACATTGACTATTTATGAAAGTGTCAATTAGATGGGACGTATTATGCCCAACACCTTGCTTGATTTATGTTGTGGTggacttataatttttaaatagtcTTATAATTTGGTCGTCTTATCAACTTAATTgttattttgcaattaattttattctttttgaaaaatataaaaaagataaaatgtaGTGGTCCAGTAGGTCCCTGGTGGTTGTGGTCTGTTATGCTctgaaatgaagaaaataatggtAGGGAGACAAGCGAAACTGCAAGAAATAAAGGAGATTAACACATGTATGGTCTGGATGCATTTAGAGACTTACGTGAAAGGCTGGAAAAGACTCTTTCATCTCTGGTTGACATGTGACAAGGATATTTTGTTTCCCTAAAAATCAAAGCAACGACACTGTTTATATAGGAGAAATAGATAACACACAAATCAGCCCGAGACTCTTGTTAGACAATTTCCTTTtggaattcaaaattcaaattctaaGATTTAGTTAATAAATAGAAGGGGTGGAAGAGCAGAGGAGGCAAGAAATTACTTTGAAGCAAATCACATTTACCCAAAGAAGCCTAGGCTACCTCGAATATGCCCAGAAAATTTAGTTAGGATTTGTTATCTCAAGTTGTTCTTTACAGTTCTGTTCTTTCAAACCAAgtactttttatttcaattgttttaggttttcaatttagattaaaaaaagacactccatcaattcttgtttttattatttaattctcatcttaaaaaacaacaatccatAATGGATCAGATGTCTAAAACCCAAGGAAAAAGGCCCATTGGCTCCCTACCAAATTCTCCTACAAGGTCTATCAATGGAATTAAAGGAATGAAGTAATTCTGCAAGAAGGAATCCAACAAGTTCAGCTCAAATCAATCCGATTGGAATTTCCCCGATTTAATGGAGATGATCCTATTGGATGGGTATACAAGGCCAATC
This region of Populus trichocarpa isolate Nisqually-1 chromosome 9, P.trichocarpa_v4.1, whole genome shotgun sequence genomic DNA includes:
- the LOC7463322 gene encoding aquaporin TIP1-1, whose amino-acid sequence is MPNLIVIDRIAIGTVAADFHPNAFKAALAEFISTLIFVFAGQGSTMAYNKLTSNAPTSPAGLIAVALAHAFGLFVAVATSANISGGHCNPAVTFGAFLGGNITLLRGILYWIAQLLGSTVACLLLKFATHYMTVSVFTLSSGVSVWNAFVFEIVMTFALVYTVYATAIDAKKGDVGVIAPLAIGFVLGANILAGGAFEGAALNPAVPFGPALVSWNWHHHWVYWAGPLIGGGLAGVVYELIFISHTHEPLAVVEY